In a genomic window of Brassica rapa cultivar Chiifu-401-42 chromosome A10, CAAS_Brap_v3.01, whole genome shotgun sequence:
- the LOC103847244 gene encoding uncharacterized protein LOC103847244, protein MSAEDFQKKVSIRDSSLAGEMETECGGSSSSTVGSSRTLVLLRRLLEIQERRAQAYAKLKRGFSEYVETSGEALYQKLCSEITAEFNECSKQVREMETLFLNPDVGRSDLAQLLSDIQTQEKQKLHLTVTIQVLKKAGRPSERMLTHENCKFKKPMQHECVHLHEITEAEGTEEAEADAEFDNALKEAIRGVQDAVTCINEYLEDVRYEIAALEAD, encoded by the exons ATGAGCGCTGAAGATTTTCAGAAGAAGGTTTCGATCAGAGACTCCTCACTCGCCGGAGAAATGGAAACCGAATGCGGCGGGTCTAGTAGCTCCACGGTTGGTTCGTCTCGAACTCTGGTTTTGCTTCGGAGACTGCTTGAGATTCAGGAGCGTCGAGCACAGGCCTACGCTAAACTCAAAAG AGGATTCTCAGAGTATGTGGAGACTAGTGGTGAAGCGCTTTATCAGAAGCTGTGCAGCGAGATTACTGCTGAGTTCAACGAGTGTTCCAAACAA GTACGCGAAATGGAAACTCTGTTTCTGAATCCTGACGTTGGAAGATCGGATCTTGCTCAGCTGCTCAGTGACATTCAAACTCAGGAGAAGCAGAAACTGCATCTG ACGGTTACAATACAGGTACTGAAGAAGGCAGGGAGGCCGTCAGAACGAATGCTGACACACGAGAACTGCAAGTTCAAGAAACCGATGCAGCACGAGTGTGTGCATCTTCATGAGATTACAGAAGCTGAAGGAACAGAGGAAGCAGAGGCGGATGCAGAGTTTGACAACGCTTTGAAGGAAGCAATCAGAGGAGTGCAAGACGCTGTGACTTGCATCAATGAGTATTTGGAAGACGTTAGGTACGAGATTGCAGCTCTTGAAGCTGATTAG
- the LOC103847243 gene encoding LOW QUALITY PROTEIN: vacuolar protein sorting-associated protein 36 (The sequence of the model RefSeq protein was modified relative to this genomic sequence to represent the inferred CDS: deleted 1 base in 1 codon) codes for MASESRIGSDGLFNTAEVTTSGRPVLRRNEVECFLLSSVDLDSEDDPPRFASLRSGNLILTTHRLIWIPSSQPNASSLPSSLPLSSITHIFSHKKSIKSMFHSPRIRFQVDSVVVVTVVFRGKGDFDGFLTKLWECWRGRAWEEDEKSESEASSGSGAGTVAQGLYGNDGTVRMVGLAGILRKEQEQWESTDKSLQDAFQDLNALMSKAKEMVSLAEKMRQKLLSAPSSQNGGGDDEEMGSKEEMQQWMLSVGIISPVTKESAGALYHQELSRQLADFVRIPLEQAGGMISLTDMYYHFNRARGTELISPDDLWQACNLWEKFDVPVMLRKFDSGVKVIQNKSHSDEEVMSRIRMLVTKTETLRTGVTASDAALTLKIAPAMAKEHLLSAETKGLLCRDMSPDGLRFYFNLFPEIDPTDLHLVKDFGTYGEWVKATSLLSV; via the exons ATGGCCAGTGAAAGCAGAATCGGATCCGATGGTTTGTTTAACACCGCGGAGGTAACCACCAGCGGCAGACCGGTGCTCCGCCGCAACGAAGTCGAGTGTTTCCTCCTCTCCTCTGTCGACCTAGACTCCGAAGACGATCCGCCGCGATTCGCCTCCTTGCGCTCCGGAAACCTAATCTTAACCACTCATCGTCTCATATGGATCCCTTCTTCTCAGCCAAACGCATCATCTCTTCCTTCCTCCCTCCCTCTCTCCTCCATCACTCACATCTTCTCCCACAAGAAGTCAATCAAGTCCATGTTTCACTCGCCTCGGATCCGGTTCCAAGTGGACTCCGTCGTCGTAGTGACCGTCGTCTTCAGAGGGAAAGGGGATTTCGACGGGTTCTTGACGAAGCTCTGGGAGTGTTGGAGAGGGAGAGCTTGGGAGGAAGATGAGAAGAGCGAGAGTGAGGCTTCTTCGGGGTCAGGAGCTGGAACTGTTGCGCAGGGTTTGTACGGCAACGATGGAACGGTGAGGATGGTGGGGTTGGCTGGGATACTGAGGAAAGAGCAGGAGCAGTGGGAGAGTACTGATAAGAGCTTGCAGGATGCTTTTCAGGATTTGAATGCTCTTATG AGTAAGGCTAAGGAGATGGTGAGTTTGGCGGAGAAGATGCGGCAGAAGCTATTGTCTGCTCCTAGTAGTCAGAACGGAGGAGGTGATGATGAGGAGATGGGGTCTAAAGAAGAGATGCAACAATGGATGTTGAGCGTTGGTATTATCTCTCCAGTTACTAAGGAATCTGCTGGCGCCTTGTATCATCAAGAGTTGTCTCGCCAG TTGGCAGATTTTGTGAGAATCCCATTAGAACAAGCTGGAGGAATGATCAGCCTTACTGATATGTATTACCACTTCAATCGTGCTAGGGGAACAG AGTTGATTTCTCCAGACGATTTGTGGCAAGCTTGTAACCTCTGGGAGAAATTTGATGT TCCAGTAATGCTGCGGAAGTTTGATAGCGGTGTGAAGGTCATCCAGAACAAGTCCCATAGTGACGAGGAG GTTATGAGTAGAATCAGAATGCTTGTGACTAAAACCGAAACTCTAAGAACCGGAGTCACTGCTAGTGATGCAGCTTTGACACTGAAAATCGCTCCAGCCATGGCCAAGGAACATCTACTATCTGCAGAGACCAAAG GTCTGCTGTGTAGAGACATGAGCCCAGACGGACTTCGATTCTACTTCAACCTGTTTCCAGAGATTGATCCAACCGATCTCCATTT GGTCAAGGACTTTGGGACATACGGTGAATGGGTC AAAGCCACTAGCTTATTGTCCGTATGA
- the LOC103847245 gene encoding 3-ketoacyl-CoA synthase 11: protein MSAEEKRRPLMMGGRDSSSPSDRNLPDFKKSVKLKYVKLGYHYLITHGMYLLLSPLLLLIAAQVSTFSRADLATLWDHLQYNLISVILCSTLLVFITTIYVMTRPRPVYLVDFSCYKPDDARKCTKKIFMERSKLTGSFTEENLEFQRKILQRSGLGESTYLPEAVLNVPPNPCMAEARKEAEAVMFGAIDELLAKTNVNPKDIGILIVNCSLFNPTPSLSAMIVNHYKLRGNILSYNLGGMGCSAGLISIDLAKHLLNSIPNTYAMVISMENITLNWYFGNDRSKLVSNCLFRMGGAAVLLSNKRWDRRRSKYELVDTVRTHKGADDKCFGCVTQEEDSASKVGVTLSKDLMAVAGDALKTNITTLGPLVLPTSEQLLFFATLVGRKLFKMKIKPYIPDFKLAFEHFCIHAGGRAVLDELEKNLKLTDWHMEPSRMTLYRFGNTSSSSLWYELAYSEAKGRIKKGDRIWQIAFGSGFKCNSSVWRAVRSVNPKKEKNPWMDEIHEFPVDVPTHATI from the coding sequence ATGTCTGCGGAGGAGAAGAGGAGACCATTGATGATGGGAGGAAGAGACTCATCATCACCATCTGACCGGAACCTCCCGGATTTCAAAAAATCAGTGAAGCTCAAGTACGTCAAGCTAGGCTACCACTACCTCATCACGCACGGCATGTACCTCCTCCTCTcccctctcctcctcctcatcgcCGCTCAAGTCTCCACCTTCTCCCGCGCCGACCTCGCCACCCTCTGGGACCATCTCCAGTACAATCTCATCTCCGTGATCCTCTGCTCCACCCTCCTCGTCTTCATAACGACCATCTACGTCATGACTCGCCCCCGTCCCGTCTACTTGGTCGACTTCTCGTGCTATAAACCCGACGACGCTCGCAAATGCACTAAGAAGATCTTCATGGAAAGGTCGAAGCTCACTGGATCATTCACTGAGGAGAATCTTGAGTTCCAGAGGAAGATTCTCCAGCGTTCGGGGCTTGGGGAGTCTACTTACTTGCCTGAGGCTGTCCTCAACGTCCCTCCGAATCCTTGCATGGCGGAGGCTAGGAAGGAAGCTGAGGCTGTGATGTTTGGAGCTATCGACGAGCTTCTTGCTAAGACCAATGTGAATCCTAAGGATATTGGGATCTTGATTGTTAACTGCAGTCTTTTTAATCCGACGCCTTCTTTGTCTGCTATGATTGTTAATCACTATAAGCTCCGTGGGAATATACTCAGCTACAACTTGGGAGGAATGGGATGCAGCGCGGGGTTGATATCGATAGATCTCGCCAAGCATCTGCTCAACTCTATCCCCAACACTTATGCTATGGTGATAAGCATGGAGAATATCACTTTGAACTGGTACTTCGGTAACGACAGGTCGAAGCTTGTTTCTAATTGTTTGTTTAGAATGGGAGGTGCGGCGGTTCTTCTCTCGAATAAAAGATGGGACAGGAGGAGGTCGAAGTACGAGCTTGTTGATACTGTTAGGACGCATAAGGGAGCTGATGATAAATGCTTCGGCTGCGTAACTCAAGAAGAGGATTCCGCGAGCAAGGTTGGTGTGACACTGTCCAAAGATCTAATGGCTGTTGCGGGAGATGCGTTAAAGACGAACATCACTACGCTAGGACCGCTGGTTTTGCCGACGTCCGAGCAGCTTCTGTTCTTTGCGACGTTGGTGGGGAGGAAGCTCTTCAAGATGAAGATCAAGCCGTACATACCTGACTTCAAGCTAGCGTTTGAGCATTTCTGTATTCACGCGGGAGGGAGAGCGGTTCTTGATGAGCTGGAGAAGAACTTGAAGCTGACTGATTGGCACATGGAGCCCTCGAGGATGACGCTATACCGTTTTGGTAACACGTCGAGTAGCTCTTTGTGGTATGAGTTAGCGTATAGTGAGGCTAAGGGAAGGATCAAGAAAGGTGATAGAATCTGGCAGATTGCTTTTGGTTCGGGGTTTAAGTGCAACAGCTCGGTTTGGAGAGCGGTTAGGTCTGTGAATCCTAAAAAGGAGAAGAATCCGTGGATGGATGAGATTCATGAGTTCCCAGTTGATGTCCCAACGCATGCAACAATCTAG